One genomic region from Haloterrigena gelatinilytica encodes:
- the cyaB gene encoding class IV adenylate cyclase, which translates to MYEVEVKVPADLEAVRDRLEALGATRKRTVVQADTYYDAPHRSFPETDEALRIRRESSDGGDESRITYKGPLLDDESKSREEFETGVDDGETMDAVLTGLGFEAAATVRKERERYGLEGYTVTLDAVDDVGEYVEVETEVSAADEVESAREGAYDVLERLDLDPDDQLRTSYLGLLLES; encoded by the coding sequence ATGTACGAGGTCGAAGTGAAGGTCCCCGCGGATCTCGAGGCCGTCCGGGACCGCCTCGAGGCGCTCGGCGCGACCCGAAAGCGGACCGTCGTGCAGGCGGATACGTACTACGACGCGCCCCACCGGTCGTTCCCCGAGACCGACGAGGCGCTGCGCATCCGGCGGGAGTCGTCCGACGGCGGCGACGAGAGCCGGATCACCTACAAGGGGCCGCTGCTGGACGACGAGTCCAAGAGCCGCGAGGAGTTCGAGACCGGCGTCGACGACGGCGAGACGATGGACGCCGTCCTGACGGGCCTCGGCTTCGAGGCGGCCGCGACGGTCCGCAAGGAACGCGAGCGCTACGGGCTCGAGGGGTACACCGTCACCCTCGACGCGGTCGACGACGTCGGCGAGTACGTCGAGGTCGAGACCGAGGTCTCGGCGGCGGACGAGGTCGAGTCGGCCCGCGAGGGCGCGTACGATGTCCTCGAGCGGCTCGACCTCGATCCGGACGACCAGCTCAGGACCTCGTATCTGGGACTGCTACTCGAGTCCTGA
- a CDS encoding MFS transporter, protein MKLPSIAGSNRVVFAVVASTFFVGFGGGVVFPILPNLGAVLGISPFLVGLILSANRITRLVANAPAGVLIDRVGTRTPFVAGLAIEGLATFGYVVAIVSSFPEGWFMLARVCWGIGSALVFATAYTITADVSEADSRGTSMGIVRAGITFGFPAGLVMGGVVSDVWGNVTAFVLAAAFAGLASVIAYLIVPETHVEGEQRAVKPWDVERSLPALTIGLVNFGLYFAYIGVLFSTLVLLIDARAISIFGLDAQGSSGMLMAVTVLSGSVFTLGGGALSDSVGARVPVMLGFLVTSCVGFAVLAFGSSFEVLVLACVLIGAGQGGVGGPLTALLADLTPEERVGRAMGTNNVFGDVGGALGPLVSLPLIQDLGFGFDGLYAASAVIPMLAGVILVAGIYVHTGRVSPTVSESAS, encoded by the coding sequence GTGAAACTGCCCTCCATCGCCGGTTCGAACCGCGTCGTCTTCGCCGTCGTCGCCAGCACCTTCTTCGTCGGCTTCGGCGGCGGCGTGGTCTTTCCCATCCTGCCGAACCTGGGCGCGGTGCTGGGCATCTCGCCGTTTCTGGTCGGCCTGATCCTGAGCGCCAACCGGATCACGCGGCTCGTGGCCAACGCGCCGGCGGGCGTGCTCATCGACCGCGTCGGCACCCGGACGCCGTTCGTCGCGGGACTGGCGATCGAGGGGCTGGCGACGTTCGGCTACGTCGTCGCCATCGTCTCGTCGTTCCCGGAGGGCTGGTTCATGCTCGCCCGCGTCTGCTGGGGGATCGGCAGCGCGCTCGTCTTCGCGACCGCCTACACGATCACGGCGGACGTCAGCGAGGCCGACTCGAGGGGGACCAGCATGGGGATCGTCCGCGCGGGCATCACCTTCGGGTTCCCCGCGGGGCTGGTCATGGGCGGCGTCGTCAGCGACGTCTGGGGCAACGTCACGGCGTTCGTCCTCGCGGCCGCCTTCGCCGGCCTCGCGAGCGTCATCGCCTACCTGATCGTCCCAGAGACCCACGTCGAGGGCGAGCAGCGCGCGGTCAAACCCTGGGACGTCGAGCGGAGCCTCCCGGCGCTGACGATCGGCCTCGTCAACTTCGGGCTCTACTTCGCGTACATCGGCGTCCTCTTCTCGACGCTGGTGCTCCTGATCGACGCGCGCGCCATCTCCATCTTCGGGCTCGACGCGCAGGGCTCCTCGGGGATGCTGATGGCCGTCACCGTGCTGTCGGGGTCGGTATTCACCCTCGGCGGCGGCGCGCTCTCCGACTCGGTCGGCGCGCGCGTCCCCGTCATGCTCGGCTTCCTCGTCACCTCCTGTGTCGGCTTCGCCGTCCTCGCGTTCGGCTCGAGCTTCGAGGTGCTGGTGCTGGCCTGCGTCCTGATCGGCGCCGGGCAGGGCGGGGTCGGCGGCCCGCTGACGGCGCTGCTGGCCGACCTCACGCCCGAGGAGCGTGTCGGCCGCGCGATGGGGACGAACAACGTCTTCGGCGACGTCGGCGGCGCGCTCGGGCCGCTCGTCTCGCTGCCGCTGATACAGGACCTCGGGTTCGGATTCGACGGCCTCTACGCCGCCAGCGCCGTCATCCCGATGCTCGCGGGGGTCATCCTCGTCGCCGGCATCTACGTCCACACCGGCCGCGTGAGTCCGACCGTCAGCGAGTCGGCGAGTTGA
- a CDS encoding helix-turn-helix domain-containing protein, which yields MSVILEFSIEPDAFVLGRALSGGPDVELELERIVPTESAVMPFVWATGDDLQSYEETVRESPSVRELIALDRVGSSGLYRVEWGEYDEDLMTGIAETEATVLEGRADGNWVFRLRFNNHDKLTHLYNYLTDHDIEVHVERTYTLTEESERGRRFGLTAEQREALVLALQRGYFATPSEADLDELAAELDISRQAVSDRIRRGNEKVLRRVLLSSVTDLN from the coding sequence ATGAGCGTCATCCTGGAGTTCTCGATCGAGCCCGACGCGTTCGTCCTCGGGCGCGCGCTCTCGGGCGGGCCAGACGTCGAACTCGAACTCGAGCGGATCGTCCCGACGGAGAGCGCCGTGATGCCGTTCGTCTGGGCGACGGGGGACGATCTGCAGTCGTACGAGGAGACGGTCCGCGAGAGCCCCTCCGTCAGGGAGTTGATCGCTCTCGACAGGGTCGGCTCGAGCGGCCTCTACCGCGTCGAGTGGGGCGAGTACGACGAGGACCTCATGACCGGGATCGCGGAGACCGAGGCGACGGTCCTCGAGGGACGGGCCGACGGGAACTGGGTGTTCAGGCTCCGGTTCAACAACCACGACAAGCTCACCCACCTCTACAACTACCTGACGGACCACGACATCGAGGTCCACGTCGAGCGGACGTACACGCTGACCGAGGAGTCCGAGCGCGGCCGCCGGTTCGGTCTCACGGCCGAACAGCGCGAGGCGCTGGTGCTGGCGCTCCAGCGGGGCTACTTCGCGACGCCGAGCGAGGCGGACCTCGACGAGTTGGCGGCCGAACTCGACATCTCGCGCCAGGCGGTCTCGGACCGGATTCGACGGGGCAACGAGAAGGTCCTCCGGCGGGTGTTGCTCTCGTCGGTCACCGACCTCAACTGA
- a CDS encoding FKBP-type peptidyl-prolyl cis-trans isomerase: MTEEQEAELEEQADDVEAEATDEGADEAEGLQEGDFVELEYTAYTADGDQLVDTTDPEVAEEEGVDDQGQEFKPRTIVLGEGHIFGAVEDDIIGSEPGDEGTVTVPAEEAFGEYDPDDVQTVSAEKIDEDDRYPGANVQIDGQQGYISTIIGGRARVDFNHPLAGEDVEYDYEILGEVDDREKQAAGLFEMFLGMEPELWIETDEVEEEVPVEPDEDDEDAEPEFETETVEKETLYLEATPQMTMNQQWMMGKQQIGQQIIDQIGVDRVIVQEVIDGMGMGGMGGMMGGMGGMGGGDIEEALEDADVDADEIVEELEGAEE, encoded by the coding sequence ATGACCGAGGAACAGGAGGCCGAGCTCGAGGAGCAGGCCGATGACGTCGAAGCAGAAGCAACAGACGAAGGCGCCGACGAGGCCGAGGGGCTTCAGGAGGGCGACTTCGTCGAGCTAGAGTATACCGCGTACACCGCCGACGGCGACCAGTTGGTCGACACGACCGATCCCGAGGTCGCCGAGGAAGAGGGTGTCGACGACCAGGGCCAGGAGTTCAAGCCGCGGACGATCGTCCTCGGCGAGGGCCACATCTTCGGGGCCGTCGAAGACGACATCATCGGCTCCGAGCCCGGTGACGAGGGGACCGTAACTGTGCCCGCCGAGGAGGCCTTCGGCGAGTACGACCCCGACGACGTCCAGACCGTCAGCGCCGAGAAGATCGACGAGGACGACCGCTACCCCGGTGCCAACGTGCAGATCGACGGCCAGCAGGGCTACATCAGCACGATCATCGGCGGCCGCGCCCGCGTCGACTTCAACCACCCGCTCGCTGGTGAGGACGTCGAGTACGACTACGAGATTCTCGGCGAGGTCGACGACCGCGAGAAGCAGGCCGCCGGCCTGTTCGAGATGTTCCTCGGGATGGAGCCCGAGCTCTGGATCGAGACGGACGAGGTCGAGGAAGAGGTCCCCGTCGAGCCCGACGAGGACGACGAGGACGCCGAACCCGAGTTCGAGACCGAAACCGTCGAGAAGGAGACGCTCTATCTCGAGGCCACGCCCCAGATGACGATGAACCAGCAGTGGATGATGGGCAAACAGCAGATCGGTCAGCAGATCATCGACCAGATCGGCGTCGACCGCGTCATCGTCCAGGAAGTCATCGACGGCATGGGCATGGGCGGAATGGGCGGCATGATGGGCGGTATGGGCGGCATGGGCGGCGGCGACATCGAGGAGGCCCTCGAGGACGCCGACGTCGACGCCGACGAGATCGTCGAAGAGCTCGAAGGCGCCGAGGAGTAA
- a CDS encoding RAD55 family ATPase, with amino-acid sequence MVGRLDTGIDVLDRKLDGGLPPGCIVAYTADPASQSELLLYELTAARGTLYLTTERSDDAVRHAIESSPSEVGSPTVRHVTGDAPLEEATRLIGALPDGANLIIDTMDLLERTDTDDYIAFCNDLKSQMLETGSIAVLHCLKGDEPANRSRTYHAADAVFDLRTEIAGTDLENHLTVPKFRGGSQPTEAIKLELTEEVAIDTSRDIA; translated from the coding sequence ATGGTCGGTCGGCTGGACACCGGGATCGACGTGCTGGATCGAAAGCTCGACGGCGGGCTCCCACCGGGGTGTATCGTCGCGTACACCGCCGATCCGGCCAGCCAGTCGGAGCTGCTCCTCTACGAGCTCACCGCTGCCCGGGGCACCCTCTATCTGACGACCGAACGCTCCGACGACGCCGTCCGCCACGCGATCGAGAGCTCCCCCTCGGAGGTCGGCAGCCCGACCGTCCGCCACGTCACTGGCGACGCCCCCCTCGAGGAGGCGACTCGGCTCATCGGCGCGCTCCCGGACGGCGCGAACCTCATCATCGACACGATGGATCTCCTCGAGCGGACCGACACCGACGACTACATCGCGTTTTGCAACGACCTCAAATCCCAGATGCTCGAGACCGGCTCGATCGCCGTCCTCCACTGTCTGAAGGGCGACGAGCCGGCGAACCGATCGCGGACGTACCACGCCGCCGACGCCGTCTTCGACCTCCGGACCGAAATCGCCGGCACGGACCTCGAGAACCACCTCACGGTCCCCAAGTTCCGCGGCGGCAGCCAGCCGACCGAGGCGATCAAGCTCGAGTTGACCGAGGAAGTGGCGATCGACACGAGCCGCGACATCGCCTGA
- a CDS encoding DUF5804 family protein yields MTRVCLIGDSDCNLQYELLSRETSREALATYDLRRPFENSISLRTVSVGAAVSLLNDLNWYLTRFVDEALVQEPSISEDEWLSRALATELRNGDVEPADTAEFCKIYGLERVGTDPDAEAESADESEGDATESTANDAESDASADAGETRPETTSWRLVEPLYVRRTGGELPAYDLRDVDETLVVRLTEAEHSP; encoded by the coding sequence GTGACTCGCGTCTGTCTCATCGGGGATTCCGACTGCAACCTCCAGTACGAACTCCTCTCCCGGGAGACCTCCCGCGAGGCCCTCGCGACGTACGATCTGCGCCGCCCGTTCGAGAACTCGATCTCCCTGCGGACGGTCAGCGTCGGCGCGGCCGTCTCCCTGCTGAACGACCTGAACTGGTATCTCACCCGGTTCGTCGACGAGGCGCTCGTCCAGGAGCCGAGCATCAGCGAGGACGAGTGGCTCTCGCGAGCGCTCGCCACGGAGCTTCGCAACGGCGACGTCGAACCCGCCGACACCGCCGAATTCTGCAAGATCTACGGCCTCGAGCGAGTCGGCACGGATCCCGACGCCGAAGCTGAATCTGCGGACGAGAGCGAGGGTGACGCCACCGAATCGACCGCGAACGACGCCGAGTCGGACGCATCGGCGGACGCGGGCGAGACGCGACCCGAGACGACGAGCTGGCGGCTCGTCGAACCGCTGTACGTGCGCCGGACCGGCGGCGAACTCCCGGCCTACGACCTCCGGGACGTCGACGAGACGCTCGTCGTTCGCCTCACGGAAGCGGAACACTCGCCGTAG
- a CDS encoding tRNA sulfurtransferase, with protein sequence MYPPGADTVLVRHGDLNTKSNTVKRYMVDVLCENLEALLEDRSIPGDVERKWNRPLIHTTEDAVEEATDAATDAFGVVSASPALTVSTEKERILEALTEAARECYDGGAFAVDARRANKDVPYSSEDLAREGGDAVWAAVEDEFEPEVDLDDPDVTFGVEVRDKCTYVYLEKRSGPGGLPLGSQEPAVALVSGGIDSPVAAYEIMKRGSPIVPAYVDLGDYGGIDHEARAMETVRLLSEYAPNFDMDVYRIPGGETVDLLVREMDKGRMLSLRRFFYRAAETLAERVDAHGIVTGEAVGQKSSQTLQNLGVTSRAADLPIHRPLLTRDKQDIVAQAREIGTFTDSTIDAGCNRVTPDRVETNARLEPLLEHEPDDLLERAEEAAKNADLVEP encoded by the coding sequence ATGTACCCCCCGGGAGCCGATACTGTCCTCGTTCGTCACGGGGACCTCAACACCAAGAGTAACACCGTCAAGCGGTACATGGTGGACGTCCTCTGCGAGAACCTCGAGGCCCTCCTCGAGGACCGCTCGATCCCAGGCGACGTCGAGCGCAAGTGGAACCGACCGCTGATCCACACGACCGAGGACGCCGTCGAAGAAGCCACTGACGCGGCGACCGACGCCTTCGGCGTCGTCTCGGCCAGCCCCGCCCTGACCGTCAGCACCGAGAAGGAACGCATCCTCGAGGCGCTGACCGAGGCCGCCCGCGAGTGTTACGACGGCGGCGCGTTCGCGGTCGACGCCCGCCGGGCGAACAAGGACGTCCCCTACAGCAGCGAGGACCTGGCCCGCGAGGGCGGCGACGCCGTCTGGGCCGCCGTCGAGGACGAGTTCGAGCCCGAAGTCGACCTCGACGATCCCGACGTCACCTTCGGCGTCGAAGTCCGCGATAAGTGCACCTACGTCTACCTCGAGAAGCGCTCCGGGCCGGGAGGGCTGCCGCTCGGCTCCCAGGAGCCCGCGGTCGCGCTGGTCAGCGGCGGGATCGACTCGCCGGTCGCGGCCTACGAGATCATGAAGCGGGGGAGCCCGATCGTGCCGGCCTACGTCGACCTCGGCGACTACGGCGGGATCGACCACGAGGCGCGTGCGATGGAGACCGTCCGGCTCCTCTCCGAGTACGCGCCCAATTTCGACATGGACGTCTACCGGATCCCCGGGGGCGAGACGGTCGACCTGCTGGTCCGAGAGATGGACAAGGGGCGGATGCTCTCCCTGCGCCGGTTCTTCTACCGAGCCGCCGAGACGCTGGCCGAGCGCGTCGACGCCCACGGGATCGTCACCGGGGAGGCCGTCGGCCAGAAGTCGAGCCAGACCCTCCAGAACCTCGGCGTCACCAGCCGCGCCGCCGACCTCCCGATCCACCGCCCGCTGCTGACCCGCGACAAGCAGGACATCGTCGCCCAGGCCCGCGAGATCGGCACGTTCACCGACTCGACGATCGACGCCGGCTGCAACCGCGTCACCCCCGACCGCGTCGAGACCAACGCCCGCCTCGAGCCGCTGCTCGAACACGAGCCAGACGACCTCCTCGAGCGCGCCGAGGAGGCGGCGAAGAACGCGGACCTGGTCGAACCGTAA
- a CDS encoding methionine adenosyltransferase, with protein sequence MSERNIRIESIDRQAVEDQEVEVVERKGIGHPDSICDGVAEAVAGALAREYIDRVGEVLHFNTDETQLVAGEAAPAFGGGEVVDPIYLLIVGRATKHYDGETIPAETVALRAARDYLSETIPQLELGEDIVVDVKLGEGSGDLQEVFGEDEVSVPMANDTSYGVGHAPLTETEEIVLEAERRLNGEFADENPYLGPDVKIMGKREGDRIDVTVAAAMVDEYVPDMDAYSDAVDEVQAYVEEIAGEYTDREVAVHVNNADDYDEGSIYLTVTGTSAEQGDDGSVGRGNRANGLITPNRSMSMEATSGKNPVNHIGKIYNLLSTEIAESVVDDVDEIRDLRVRLLSQIGRPIDRPHVADVELVTEEGVAVGDVEDDVEAIVDEELADVTEITRRVIDGELSTF encoded by the coding sequence ATGAGCGAGCGGAACATTCGAATCGAATCTATCGATCGTCAGGCAGTGGAAGATCAGGAAGTGGAAGTCGTCGAGCGAAAGGGGATCGGCCACCCCGACTCGATCTGCGACGGGGTCGCCGAGGCCGTCGCCGGCGCGCTGGCACGCGAGTACATCGACCGCGTTGGCGAAGTGCTGCACTTCAACACCGACGAGACGCAACTGGTCGCCGGCGAGGCCGCTCCCGCGTTCGGCGGCGGCGAGGTCGTCGACCCCATCTATCTCCTGATCGTCGGCCGCGCGACCAAACACTACGACGGCGAGACCATCCCCGCCGAGACGGTGGCCCTGCGGGCCGCGCGCGACTACCTCTCGGAGACGATCCCGCAACTCGAGCTCGGCGAGGACATCGTCGTCGACGTCAAACTCGGCGAGGGCAGCGGCGACCTCCAGGAGGTCTTCGGGGAGGACGAGGTCTCCGTGCCGATGGCAAACGACACGAGCTACGGCGTCGGCCACGCGCCGCTGACCGAAACGGAGGAGATCGTCCTCGAGGCCGAGCGACGACTCAACGGGGAGTTCGCCGACGAAAATCCGTACCTGGGGCCCGACGTGAAGATCATGGGCAAACGCGAGGGCGACCGGATCGACGTCACCGTCGCGGCGGCGATGGTCGACGAGTACGTCCCGGACATGGACGCCTACAGCGACGCCGTCGACGAGGTTCAGGCGTACGTCGAGGAGATCGCCGGGGAGTACACCGACCGCGAGGTCGCCGTCCACGTCAACAACGCCGACGACTACGACGAGGGTTCGATCTACCTCACCGTGACGGGCACCTCCGCCGAACAGGGCGACGACGGCTCCGTCGGTCGGGGGAACCGCGCCAACGGCCTGATCACGCCCAACCGCTCGATGTCGATGGAGGCGACCAGCGGCAAGAACCCCGTCAACCACATCGGGAAGATCTACAACCTGCTCTCGACGGAGATCGCCGAGTCGGTCGTCGACGACGTCGACGAGATCCGCGACCTGCGCGTGCGCCTGCTCTCCCAGATCGGCCGCCCGATCGACCGGCCCCACGTCGCCGACGTCGAACTGGTCACCGAGGAGGGCGTCGCGGTCGGCGACGTCGAAGACGACGTCGAGGCGATCGTCGACGAGGAACTCGCCGACGTCACCGAGATCACGCGCCGCGTGATCGACGGCGAACTCTCGACGTTCTGA